The Mycolicibacterium boenickei genome has a segment encoding these proteins:
- a CDS encoding DUF3349 domain-containing protein: protein MNAFLAKIAAWLNAGYPEGVPGPDRVPLLALLTRRLTNDEVKAVAQDLIDRGEFDHIDIGVLITQITDELPRTEDVERVRERLAAKGWPLDDPRDAEDTLDADDTGHRNGDDPKEPGGPA, encoded by the coding sequence GTGAACGCTTTTCTCGCGAAGATCGCGGCCTGGCTCAATGCCGGGTACCCCGAGGGGGTGCCAGGGCCAGACCGGGTGCCGCTGTTGGCGCTGCTGACCCGGCGCCTGACCAACGACGAAGTCAAAGCCGTCGCACAAGATCTCATCGACCGCGGTGAGTTCGATCACATCGACATCGGGGTGCTGATCACCCAGATCACCGACGAGCTGCCCCGCACCGAGGACGTCGAGCGGGTGCGCGAACGCCTGGCCGCCAAGGGATGGCCGCTGGACGATCCGCGCGACGCCGAGGACACCCTCGACGCCGACGACACCGGCCATCGCAACGGGGACGACCCGAAAGAGCCAGGGGGCCCGGCATAG
- the menE gene encoding o-succinylbenzoate--CoA ligase → MAGRGAAILPVPADDERQSSLLTNTLRAGEDIDDDVAVVISTSGTTGKPKGALLTADALRASATATHARLGGAGRWLLALPAYHIAGLQVLVRSALSGTPPVTVSASFDPAELPSAVAALGGGRRYASLVAVQLDKCLRDAAAADALADLDAVLIGGGPMPAGVADRARAAGVNVVRTYGMSETAGGCVYDGVALDGVSVRIDNSRILLGGATVAKGYRNPISPDPFADPGWFRTDDLGTVDDSGVLRVLGRIDDAVSTGGLTVLPQLVESALAGHPAIADCAVFGVPDERLGQRVVAALVLAPGASAPDVAELRTQVAQTLDATAAPREVHIVDELPRRGIGKLDRRALAARYTG, encoded by the coding sequence CTGGCCGGGCGCGGGGCGGCGATCCTGCCCGTGCCCGCCGACGACGAACGTCAGAGTTCTTTGCTGACAAACACTTTGCGCGCCGGCGAGGACATCGATGACGACGTCGCCGTGGTGATCTCGACCTCGGGCACCACCGGCAAGCCCAAGGGCGCACTGCTGACCGCTGACGCGCTGCGGGCCAGCGCGACCGCCACCCACGCCCGATTGGGTGGCGCCGGGCGGTGGTTGCTGGCCCTGCCCGCCTATCACATCGCCGGCCTTCAGGTCCTGGTCCGCAGCGCGCTGTCGGGCACCCCGCCCGTCACCGTCTCGGCATCGTTCGATCCGGCCGAGTTGCCTTCCGCGGTCGCCGCTTTGGGCGGTGGACGCCGCTACGCCTCGCTGGTGGCGGTGCAACTCGACAAGTGCCTGCGCGACGCGGCCGCCGCGGATGCACTGGCCGACCTCGACGCCGTTCTGATCGGCGGCGGCCCCATGCCGGCCGGGGTGGCCGACCGCGCGCGAGCAGCGGGGGTGAATGTGGTGCGCACCTACGGGATGAGCGAGACCGCGGGCGGCTGCGTGTACGACGGGGTGGCGCTGGACGGCGTCTCGGTCCGGATAGACAACTCACGAATCCTGCTCGGCGGCGCCACCGTGGCCAAGGGCTATCGCAACCCGATCAGCCCCGACCCGTTCGCCGATCCGGGCTGGTTCCGCACCGACGACCTTGGCACCGTGGACGATTCCGGCGTACTGCGGGTCCTGGGCCGCATCGACGACGCGGTGAGCACGGGCGGTCTGACGGTGCTGCCGCAACTGGTCGAATCGGCATTGGCCGGCCATCCGGCGATCGCCGACTGCGCGGTGTTCGGGGTGCCCGACGAGCGGCTCGGCCAGCGGGTGGTGGCCGCGCTGGTGCTGGCCCCCGGGGCCTCTGCTCCCGATGTGGCCGAGTTGCGCACCCAGGTGGCGCAGACCCTCGATGCCACCGCGGCCCCGCGGGAGGTGCACATCGTCGACGAGTTGCCCCGGCGCGGCATCGGCAAGCTCGACCGGCGCGCGCTGGCCGCCCGCTACACGGGCTGA
- a CDS encoding pyridoxamine 5'-phosphate oxidase family protein: protein MRREVTSADELRAIVGQPTAAVAKKVTDRLSEAQQGWLKQSPLGFVATTDAQGRVDVSPKGDPPGFVQIIDDTTIAIPERPGNRRVDGFLNVLQRPHVGTVFVIPGRGDTLRINGTGRILSDADYFDAMAVDGKRPILALEIAIEEVFFHCPKAFLRSNTWKPETWDPTAVPSVAQMAKAFKPDQSQEELDAYYSEDNLRKILY, encoded by the coding sequence ATGCGCCGAGAAGTGACCTCCGCAGATGAGCTGCGCGCCATCGTCGGGCAACCCACCGCAGCCGTCGCCAAGAAGGTGACCGACCGCCTCTCGGAAGCGCAGCAGGGCTGGCTCAAGCAATCTCCGCTGGGCTTCGTGGCGACCACCGACGCGCAGGGCCGCGTCGACGTTTCCCCCAAGGGCGACCCGCCCGGTTTCGTCCAGATCATCGACGACACCACGATCGCGATCCCGGAGCGCCCCGGCAACCGGCGGGTCGACGGGTTCCTCAACGTCCTGCAGCGCCCGCATGTGGGCACGGTCTTCGTCATCCCCGGCCGCGGCGACACCCTGCGGATCAACGGCACCGGCCGGATCCTCTCGGATGCAGACTATTTCGATGCCATGGCAGTGGACGGCAAGCGGCCGATCCTGGCGCTCGAGATCGCCATCGAAGAAGTGTTCTTCCACTGCCCCAAGGCCTTCCTGCGTTCGAACACCTGGAAGCCCGAGACGTGGGATCCGACGGCGGTGCCCTCGGTGGCCCAGATGGCCAAGGCGTTCAAGCCCGATCAGAGCCAAGAAGAACTCGACGCGTATTACAGCGAGGACAACCTGCGCAAGATCCTCTACTGA